ACTTCCCAGCTCGTTATAACGCTGTTGATATTTATGCCAGAACGATTTTGACACTATCGTCTCCATCAATTTCGGCGAGAGCTACTTTGATTATTTCTTCTTTGGAGGTAGGCACGTTTTTGCCCACGTAATCTGCTTTGATAGGTAATTCCCGGTGTCCGCGATCGATCAGCACCGCCAGTTGGATTTGCCGAGGCCTGCCAAAATCCATTAAAGCATCAATGGCGGCACGTACCGTTCTGCCGGTATAAAGCACGTCGTCCACCAATACTACGATGGCATCTTCAATCTCAAAATCCAATTGCGAGCCTTTGATTACGGGCTGATGCGCTATTGTAGAAAGATCGTCCCGATACAGAGTTATATCCAATACTCCCACAGGCACTTCCTGATTGGAAATGAGCTTTAGATAATCTGAAAGCTGGTGAGCCAAAGGTACTCCCCGAGAGCGGATGCCTACCAGACGGATCTTTTCTAATCCTCTATTTTGCTCAATTATCTCGTGCGCCATGCGTTGAATACTGCGCTTCATCTGAGCGCTGTCCATGATCTGGCTTTTTACCTGCA
The genomic region above belongs to Candidatus Cloacimonadota bacterium and contains:
- the pyrR gene encoding bifunctional pyr operon transcriptional regulator/uracil phosphoribosyltransferase PyrR, giving the protein MQVKSQIMDSAQMKRSIQRMAHEIIEQNRGLEKIRLVGIRSRGVPLAHQLSDYLKLISNQEVPVGVLDITLYRDDLSTIAHQPVIKGSQLDFEIEDAIVVLVDDVLYTGRTVRAAIDALMDFGRPRQIQLAVLIDRGHRELPIKADYVGKNVPTSKEEIIKVALAEIDGDDSVKIVLA